From a single Nicotiana tomentosiformis chromosome 2, ASM39032v3, whole genome shotgun sequence genomic region:
- the LOC117278602 gene encoding uncharacterized protein, translating to MVEERRSVLRGCIKTSRGPWLVHKTTKNGNVVTRFRYPSDRERQKNKQREQKRRAMAHKIFAGLRAHGNYKLPKHADTNDLLKALCDEAGWHVEEDGTIYRKEKNPVKDMPRLIDVDSAQVSMEDQIKDSDYCKCKDQIKDGDYCKCDGDMNVAETEAARPEGSLTPSAEAFNVNLNLSLSS from the exons ATGGTTGAAGAGAGAAGAAGTGTTCTTAGAGGGTGCATTAAAACCAGTAGAGGGCCATGGCTGGTTCACAAAACCACCAAAAACGGCAACGTGGTGACAAGGTTCCGATATCCTTCGGATAGGGAGAGGCAGAAAAACAAGCAAAGAGAACAAAAACGTCGAGCTATGGCACACAAGATCTTTGCTGGACTGAGGGCTCATGGAAATTATAAGCTGCCAAAGCATGCTGACACAAATGATCTTCTCAAGGCTCTGTGTGACGAAGCTGGTTGGCATGTTGAAGAAGATGGCACCATTTATAGGAAGGAGAAG AATCCAGTGAAGGACATGCCCAGATTGATTGATGTAGATTCCGCTCAAGTCTCTATGGAAGATCAAATTAAAGATTCTGACTACTGTAAGTGTAAAGATCAAATTAAAGATGGAGACTATTGTAAATGTGACGGTGACATGAATGTGGCGGAAACTGAGGCAGCTCGGCCAGAAGGCTCGCTCACCCCATCTGCCGAAGCGTTCAACGTCAATTTAAATCTATCACTCTCATCCTAA
- the LOC138904592 gene encoding uncharacterized protein, with the protein MVEERRSVLRGCIKTSRGPWLVHKTTKDGNVVTRFRYPSDRERQKNKQREQKRRAMTHKIFAGLRAHGNYKLPKHADTNDLLMALCDEAGWHVEEDGTIYRKEKNPVKDMPRLVDVDSAQVSMKDPIKDSDYCKCEDQIKDGDYCKCDVDMNVAETETARLEGSLTPSADAFSVNLNLSLSS; encoded by the exons ATGGTTGAAGAGAGAAGAAGTGTTCTTAGAGGGTGCATTAAAACCAGCAGAGGACCATGGTTGGTTCACAAAACCACCAAAGACGGCAACGTGGTGACAAGGTTCCGGTATCCTTCGGATAGGGAGAGGCAGAAAAACAAGCAAAGAGAACAAAAACGTCGAGCTATGACACACAAGATCTTTGCTGGACTGAGGGCTCATGGAAACTACAAACTGCCCAAGCATGCTGACACGAATGATCTTCTCATGGCTCTGTGTGACGAAGCTGGTTGGCATGTTGAAGAAGATGGCACCATTTATAGGAAGGAGAAG AATCCGGTGAAGGACATGCCAAGATTGGTTGATGTAGATTCTGCTCAAGTCTCTATGAAAGATCCAATTAAGGATTCAGATTACTGTAAGTGTGAAGATCAAATTAAAGATGGAGACTATTGTAAATGTGATGTTGACATGAATGTGGCGGAAACTGAGACAGCTCGTCTAGAAGGCTCACTCACCCCATCTGCTGATGCGTTTAGCGTCAATTTGAATTTATCACTATCTTCCTAA